A genome region from Sphaerisporangium krabiense includes the following:
- the tsf gene encoding translation elongation factor Ts, which yields MASVNMADVKRLRELTAAGMMDCKKALEESDGDFDKAVDYLRVKGAKDVGKRETRTASNGLVAVKHDGDALAALLELNCETDFVAKGERFQELAAGVVAHILASRLADVPALLDSEFDGKSVKEHLDEANAALGEKIEVRRFAVLEGGYIVSYMHKTDPQLPPAVGVLVQLDTPNTDVAKDIAQHTAAMAPRYLSPNAVPADVIEKERTVFEQMTREEGKPEAAIGKIVDGRINGWYKDFTLVEQSFVKDSKKTVGKYAAEAGVKVLGFVRYKVGQA from the coding sequence ATGGCTTCCGTGAACATGGCCGACGTCAAGCGGCTTCGTGAGCTCACCGCCGCCGGGATGATGGACTGCAAGAAGGCCCTGGAGGAGTCGGACGGCGACTTCGACAAGGCCGTCGACTACCTCCGCGTCAAGGGCGCCAAGGACGTCGGCAAGCGCGAGACGCGCACCGCCTCCAACGGCCTGGTGGCCGTCAAGCACGACGGCGACGCCCTCGCCGCCCTCCTCGAGCTGAACTGCGAGACCGACTTCGTCGCCAAGGGCGAGCGCTTCCAGGAGCTGGCCGCCGGCGTCGTCGCGCACATCCTCGCGAGCCGCCTGGCCGACGTGCCCGCGCTGCTGGACTCGGAGTTCGACGGCAAGAGCGTCAAGGAGCACCTCGACGAGGCCAACGCCGCGCTCGGCGAGAAGATCGAGGTCCGCCGCTTCGCCGTGCTGGAGGGTGGCTACATCGTCTCTTACATGCACAAGACCGACCCGCAGCTTCCTCCGGCCGTGGGCGTGCTGGTCCAGCTCGACACCCCGAACACCGACGTGGCCAAGGACATCGCCCAGCACACCGCCGCGATGGCCCCGCGCTACCTCAGCCCGAACGCCGTTCCCGCCGACGTGATCGAGAAGGAGCGCACGGTCTTCGAGCAGATGACCCGCGAGGAGGGCAAGCCGGAGGCCGCCATCGGGAAGATCGTGGACGGCCGCATCAACGGCTGGTACAAGGACTTCACCCTGGTCGAGCAGTCCTTCGTCAAGGACTCCAAGAAGACGGTCGGCAAGTACGCGGCCGAGGCGGGCGTGAAGGTGCTGGGCTTCGTCCGCTATAAGGTCGGTCAGGCATAG
- the pyrH gene encoding UMP kinase: MLKLSGEAFAGAEPLGIDPVVVAKLADSIAEAVREGVQVAVVVGGGNMFRGAALSERGMERARADYMGMLGTVINCLALQDFLEKRGVETRVQTAITMQQVAEPFLPRRAIRHLEKGRVVIFGAGLGSPFFSTDTCAAQRALEISAEALLKGTQVDGVYDSDPRKNPDAVRFDQLDYSEVLTRGLGVMDATAISLCMDNGLPIVVFDLMGEGNILRAVRGEKIGTLVSPAGK, translated from the coding sequence ATGCTGAAGCTGTCCGGTGAGGCGTTCGCGGGCGCCGAGCCACTGGGAATCGATCCCGTCGTGGTGGCCAAGCTGGCCGACTCGATCGCGGAGGCCGTGCGCGAGGGCGTCCAGGTCGCCGTGGTCGTCGGCGGGGGCAACATGTTCCGCGGCGCCGCGCTGTCGGAGCGCGGCATGGAACGCGCCCGCGCCGACTACATGGGCATGCTGGGCACGGTCATCAACTGCCTGGCCCTGCAGGACTTCCTGGAGAAGCGGGGCGTCGAGACCCGTGTCCAGACCGCCATCACGATGCAGCAGGTCGCCGAGCCCTTTCTGCCGCGGCGGGCCATCCGCCACCTGGAGAAGGGCCGTGTGGTGATCTTCGGTGCCGGCCTCGGCTCGCCGTTCTTCTCCACCGACACCTGCGCCGCCCAGCGCGCCCTGGAGATCAGCGCCGAGGCGCTGCTCAAGGGAACCCAGGTCGACGGGGTCTACGACTCCGATCCTCGGAAGAACCCCGACGCCGTCCGCTTCGACCAGCTCGACTACAGCGAGGTCCTCACGCGGGGCCTGGGCGTCATGGATGCCACGGCGATCAGCCTGTGCATGGACAACGGCCTGCCCATCGTGGTCTTCGACCTGATGGGCGAGGGCAATATTCTGCGGGCGGTCCGCGGTGAAAAGATCGGCACGCTGGTGAGTCCGGCAGGGAAATAG